In Natronococcus occultus SP4, the following proteins share a genomic window:
- a CDS encoding FxsA family protein, giving the protein MLRWILALLLIPFLDAILLGFVATAYIGWVPMVLLVVLTGLVGMLLVRAEGRRTIRKMQRSLAEGKPPTNELLDGGFLIASGAFLLTPGLVTDLIGFLLVVPVTRIPIRTALKRYVIVPYADKKTDGFASGNVWTFGFPGGSAEQDEARAQWSDGGTYDLGEDDYTVDSEESYTVEFGDERTDDADVDDDDPYAR; this is encoded by the coding sequence ATGCTCCGGTGGATCCTCGCGTTACTGCTGATCCCGTTTCTCGATGCGATACTTCTCGGGTTCGTCGCGACCGCCTATATCGGCTGGGTGCCGATGGTACTGCTTGTCGTTCTGACCGGTCTCGTCGGGATGTTGCTCGTCCGGGCGGAGGGACGACGGACGATTCGAAAGATGCAACGCTCGCTCGCCGAGGGGAAGCCTCCGACTAACGAGTTGCTCGACGGCGGCTTCCTGATCGCCTCGGGCGCGTTCCTGCTAACTCCGGGTCTGGTCACCGATCTGATCGGGTTTCTGCTGGTCGTTCCGGTCACTCGGATCCCGATTCGGACGGCGCTCAAACGCTACGTGATCGTCCCGTACGCGGACAAGAAAACGGACGGCTTCGCGAGCGGAAACGTCTGGACGTTTGGATTCCCTGGCGGAAGCGCCGAGCAGGACGAAGCCCGTGCCCAGTGGTCCGATGGCGGTACCTACGACCTCGGCGAGGACGACTACACCGTCGACAGCGAGGAGTCGTACACGGTTGAGTTCGGCGACGAGCGGACCGACGACGCCGACGTCGACGACGACGATCCCTACGCCCGGTAG
- a CDS encoding DUF255 domain-containing protein — protein sequence MNDSTRVEWREWGQDAFDEAASEDVPILCALTATWCDHCHEMDAETYAEPRIAAHINDGFVPVRVDVDRNPRVRDRYNMGGFPSTVFLAPDGTVLTGAGYLGPDGMRQVLDSVRTMWQTKGSGAGRVPRPIREDEPPAGELTDDIEGTMLSQLEEAYDEVAGGWGTEPKFPLPDALEFALKRDREMALRSFDAVGANLLDEYDGGFYRFATDRDWSGLQHEKLLDSNGALVRAFANAYLLTGKSEYRDPAERTVEYLTTTLWNGDAEAFANSQAPGDLESHGLDPTDRAAADEPPVDDGVFAGPNALAIEGLLTYFAYTDDERARRYAERALSTLRSELLEDGVASHQLESADEDDQPTPLLSTQARVLGALTTTASTLETDAVAEAEAVADATVERLRDGDSFIDSAAADVGLCDRPLRPLDTNVALADGLLELAVLSGEEQYRTIARETLEDFAGASDRFGVQIARYGTATSRLLEGPLAIRVGDAPGSDLHRAALRLADHEKVVVPDADLETGTARVERGDRRSEPAETPEQLSERVGEILD from the coding sequence ATGAACGATTCGACCCGCGTGGAGTGGCGCGAGTGGGGTCAGGACGCCTTCGACGAGGCCGCGTCCGAGGACGTCCCGATCCTCTGTGCGCTCACCGCGACGTGGTGTGATCACTGCCACGAGATGGACGCCGAGACCTACGCCGAACCGCGGATCGCGGCCCACATCAACGACGGGTTCGTTCCGGTGCGAGTCGACGTCGATCGGAACCCACGCGTCCGCGATCGGTACAACATGGGCGGGTTCCCGTCGACGGTTTTTCTGGCACCCGACGGGACCGTGCTGACCGGGGCCGGCTACCTCGGTCCCGACGGGATGCGCCAGGTCCTCGATAGCGTCCGGACGATGTGGCAGACCAAGGGCAGCGGTGCGGGTCGTGTTCCGCGACCGATTCGCGAGGACGAACCCCCGGCCGGCGAGCTCACGGACGACATCGAGGGAACGATGCTCAGCCAGCTCGAGGAGGCCTACGACGAGGTCGCCGGCGGCTGGGGAACCGAGCCGAAGTTCCCGTTGCCCGACGCCCTCGAGTTCGCCCTCAAACGGGACCGCGAGATGGCGCTGCGGTCGTTCGACGCCGTCGGCGCGAACCTGTTAGACGAGTACGACGGCGGGTTCTACCGGTTCGCGACTGACCGCGACTGGTCCGGGCTGCAACACGAGAAGCTGCTTGACTCCAACGGCGCGCTCGTGCGCGCGTTCGCGAACGCCTACCTCCTGACGGGGAAATCCGAGTACCGCGACCCCGCCGAGCGTACCGTCGAGTATCTGACGACGACGCTGTGGAACGGCGACGCCGAGGCGTTCGCGAACAGCCAGGCACCCGGAGACCTCGAGAGCCACGGACTCGACCCGACCGATCGCGCGGCCGCCGACGAGCCACCCGTCGACGACGGCGTCTTCGCCGGTCCGAACGCGCTGGCGATCGAGGGACTGCTCACGTACTTCGCGTACACCGACGACGAGCGGGCGCGACGCTACGCCGAGCGCGCGCTCTCGACGCTGCGAAGCGAGCTGCTCGAGGACGGCGTCGCCAGCCACCAGCTCGAGTCCGCCGACGAGGACGACCAGCCGACGCCGCTGCTCTCGACTCAGGCCCGCGTCCTCGGCGCGTTGACGACGACCGCGAGCACCCTCGAGACCGACGCTGTCGCCGAGGCCGAGGCGGTCGCCGACGCGACGGTCGAACGGCTTCGCGACGGCGACTCCTTTATCGACAGCGCGGCGGCGGACGTCGGACTCTGCGATCGCCCGCTGCGGCCCCTGGACACGAACGTCGCTCTCGCCGATGGACTGCTCGAGCTGGCAGTGCTTTCCGGCGAGGAACAGTATCGGACGATCGCCAGGGAGACTCTCGAGGACTTCGCGGGCGCCAGCGATCGCTTCGGCGTCCAGATCGCCCGGTACGGAACAGCCACGAGCCGGCTGCTCGAGGGACCGCTGGCGATCCGGGTCGGCGACGCGCCCGGCTCCGACCTCCACCGCGCGGCGCTGCGGCTCGCGGACCACGAGAAGGTCGTCGTCCCGGATGCCGACCTCGAGACCGGGACCGCCCGCGTCGAACGCGGCGACCGTCGCTCCGAACCCGCCGAAACTCCCGAGCAGTTGAGCGAGCGGGTGGGGGAAATTCTCGACTAA